A genomic segment from Nicotiana tabacum cultivar K326 chromosome 9, ASM71507v2, whole genome shotgun sequence encodes:
- the LOC142163843 gene encoding uncharacterized protein LOC142163843 encodes MESYLRIRDKERTSNEEHSDSSSIRGHYFAALLKDYSCDVLTKKQSAKRWRKYIPAHGLDVVGLLPKSSKGQIYIITDNGTPFKNKLVKSLCENFGFKQHKSSIYNAPANGLDEAFNKMLGSLLKKVVAKNKRDWHEKIVLPLEQQIPSLRITIQEGLTFEENAQLRLAELEALDEKRLEAQQKLECYQAGLARAFNKKVRPRSFQVGDLVPAVRRPIILNKRIGDKFTSKWDGPYVVKEAYSSGAYKIIDKNGLRVGPINEKFLKQYFP; translated from the exons ATGGAAAGTTACCTGAGGATCCGCGACAAAGAACGGACATCAAATGAAGAGCACAGCGATTCATCTTCTATAAGGGGACATTATTTCGCCGCTCTTTTGAAGGACTATTCTTGCGATGTCTTGACAAAGAAGCAGTCTGCCAAGCGATGGAGGAAGTACATTCCGGCTCAT GGACTTGATGTTGTTGGACTGCTTCCAAAGTCATCAAAGGGACAGAT ATACATAATCACTGATAATGGAACGCCATTCAAAAACAAGCTCGTGAAGAGTTTGTGCGAGAATTTCGGTTTCAAGCAACATAAGTCTTCAATTTATAATGCACCCGCCAACGGCCTTGATGAAGCTTTTAACAAGATGCTTGGTAGCCTTTTGAAGAAAGTGGTTGCAAAGAACAAGAGAGACTGGCATGAGAAAATTG TCCTTCCGTTGGAGCAACAAATTCCATCATTGCGGATCACAATCCAAGAAGGACTCACATTTGAAGAGAATGCTCAACTTCGCCTAGCAGAGTTAGAGGCAttggatgagaaaagattggaagCGCAACAAAAATTGGAGTGCTATCAAGCTGGACTAGCTAGAGCCTTcaataagaaagtgcgcccaCGATCATTCCAAGTGGGAGACTTAGTCCCAGCTGTTCGACGACCCATAATCCTCAACAAACGCATAGGTGACAAATTTAcctcaaaatgggatgggccatatgttgtGAAGGAAGCCTATTCAAGTGGCGCATACAAAATCATTGATAAGAATGGTCTTAGAGTTGGTCCGATCAACGAAAAATTTCTGAAGCAGTACTTCCCATGA